The following proteins are co-located in the Manihot esculenta cultivar AM560-2 chromosome 9, M.esculenta_v8, whole genome shotgun sequence genome:
- the LOC122724661 gene encoding protein IQ-DOMAIN 22-like: MKDENLAAIKIQSAFRGYLARKALRALKGVVKLQAIVRGQVVRRQVGTKLKRLPSNAKMRSKVRVTTIDICKEGGNKQLSKSKELGEMDSKHMTYAALCFGFLTARMQKPKLLGLQHTFKGRHGKPMVQEARG; this comes from the exons ATGAAAGATGAAAACTTGGCTGCCATTAAGATTCAGAGTGCTTTCCGGGGATATCTT GCAAGGAAAGCTTTGAGAGCATTGAAGGGAGTGGTGAAGCTTCAAGCCATTGTTCGTGGACAAGTTGTGCGACGTCAAGTAGGCACGAAATTGAAGCGTTTGCCATCCAACGCAAAGATGCGATCGAAGGTCCGAGTGACGACCATTGACATTTGTAAGGAAGGCGGAAATAAACAATTGTCCAAGTCCAAGGAGTTGGGAGAAATGGACAGTAAG CATATGACATATGCTGCTCTTTGTTTTGGTTTCTTGACAGCTCGAATGCAAAAGCCAAAGTTGTTGGGATTACAGCACACTTTCAAAGGAAGACATGGAAAGCCTATGGTTCAAGAAGCAAGAGGCTAG
- the LOC122724565 gene encoding protein IQ-DOMAIN 12-like, translated as MKYSFSHRERGNTHVLEESIAKNEPDRQRHWLEELANKDALARERIENLKASDIFGTTQVKISSRKQDNIEALSSPVSFPRRSFCRTQRNTTGDDSSALNSPVFPTYMAATESAKAKARSMSTPRQRIGIQDHFLIDSLSYKSGLSIWSSYNSEWFGNSSEAAQRVPISVNRHY; from the exons ATGAAGTACTCATTTTCACACCGG GAGAGGGGAAACACTCATGTACTGGAAGAATCAATAGCCAAAAATGAACCTGATAGACAGAGACACTGGCTGGAAGAATTGGCGAACAAAGATGCATTGGCTAGAGAACGGATAGAGAATCTGAAAGCCAGTGACATATTTGGTACAACACAAGTGAAAATAAGTTCACGGAAACAAGATAACATAGAAGCATTGAGTTCACCAGTGTCATTTCCAAGAAGATCATTCTGTCGGACACAACGGAATACTACAGGAGATGACAGTTCTGCACTGAATTCTCCTGTTTTCCCAACTTACATGGCTGCAACAGAATCTGCAAAGGCAAAGGCAAGGTCGATGAGCACACCGAGGCAACGAATAGGAATTCAGGATCATTTTCTCATTGACAGCTTATCATACAAAAGTGGACTTTCTATTTGGTCTTCTTATAACAGTGAATGGTTTGGAAACAGTAGCGAAGCTGCTCAGCGCGTTCCTATAAGCGTAAATCGCCATTATTGA
- the LOC122724566 gene encoding pentatricopeptide repeat-containing protein At3g22470, mitochondrial-like, with the protein MLKLGLEPDVVTFTTLINGLCTESKIDKAVEFFDDMVARGYQPNFYTYSTIINGMCKFGKTNVAIGLLKGMADRGCEPNVVTYSAIIDALCKDELVGEALDLFSQMRNKGISPNVITYTGLIHGVCKLGQKNQALALMNEMVEQNISPDVYTFNVLIDALCKDGMVSEAQNTFNVMIQRRVEPNVVTYNSLIDGLCISDQFKEALALLKEMVGRNISPDVFTFNILIDTLCKKGLVSNAENIIKIMIQRGVQPDVVTYNSLMDGYCLCKQIDKARKLFDLMVTNEIANIFSYTILISGYCKCKMIDDAKELFDEMPHKGLVPSVVTYSTLIEGMFQAGRPQTAQELFKNMCSHGQQPNIVTFSIMMNGLCRQGNLDEALTLLKEMEESQLKPDLVTYCILINGMCKAGKINDAKELFSSLFENGLQPNVHIYSAIMKGLCQQGLMDEAYKVFRDMEKGGCLPNNYCYNIIIQGFLKHEDLPQASEIINEMVDKGFSADAATTKLVVHLSRNNDLILRLLKVRNEGSAN; encoded by the coding sequence CGTTGTGACATTTACTACCTTAATTAATGGTCTTTGTACAGAGAGTAAAATCGACAAAGCTGTGGAATTTTTCGATGATATGGTTGCACGTGGTTATCAAcctaatttttatacttacagTACGATCATAAACGGAATGTGTAAATTTGGGAAAACAAATGTGGCTATTGGGCTACTAAAGGGAATGGCTGATAGAGGTTGTGAGCCAAATGTTGTGACATACAGTGCAATCATTGACGCCCTTTGCAAGGATGAGCTAGTTGGTGAGGCTTTAGAtctcttctctcaaatgagGAATAAGGGCATTTCACCTAATGTCATCACTTATACTGGTTTAATTCACGGTGTTTGCAAATTAGGCCAAAAGAACCAAGCTTTGGCCTTGATGAATGAAATGGTGGAGCAGAACATATCACCTGATGTTTATACGTTCAATGTATTGATTGACGCTCTTTGTAAGGATGGAATGGTTTCAGAGGCTCAAAATACATTCAATGTAATGATTCAAAGACGTGTAGAGCCTAATGTGGTCACCTACAATTCCTTAATCGATGGTCTTTGCATTTCAGACCAATTCAAGGAAGCTTTGGCCTTGTTGAAAGAAATGGTGGGGAGGAACATATCCCCTGATGTTTTTACCTTCAATATATTGATCGACACTCTTTGTAAGAAAGGACTGGTTTCAAATGCAgagaatataatcaaaataatgattcaaagaggtgtgCAACCTGATGTTGTCACTTATAATTCATTGATGGATGGATATTGTCTGTGCAAGCAAATTGATAAGGCTAGAAAGCTATTTGATCTGATGGTGACCAATGAAATAGCTAACATTTTTAGCTACACCATTTTGATCAGTGGATATTGTAAGTGCAAAATGATAGATGATGCAAAGGAACTTTTTGATGAAATGCCTCATAAAGGTTTAGTTCCTAGTGTTGTTACTTATTCTACTCTTATAGAGGGTATGTTTCAAGCAGGGAGGCCCCAAACTGCACAGGAGCTCTTTAAGAATATGTGCTCTCATGGTCAACAGCCAAATATAGTAACCTTCTCAATTATGATGAATGGCTTGTGTAGACAGGGGAATCTGGATGAAGCACTCACCCTATTGAAAGAAATGGAGGAAAGTCAGTTGAAGCCTGATCTTGTGACCTATTGCATTCTGATCAATGGTATGTGCAAAGCTGGCAAGATTAATGATGCCAAGGAACTGTTTTCTAGTCTTTTTGAAAATGGTTTACAACCTAATGTTCATATATATAGTGCAATTATGAAAGGACTCTGCCAACAAGGATTAATGGACGAAGCGTATAAGGTATTTAGAGACATGGAAAAGGGAGGATGTTTACCGAATAATTATTGTTATAATATCATCATTCAAGGGTTTCTCAAGCATGAGGATTTACCACAAGCATCAGAAATAATCAACGAAATGGTTGATAAGGGGTTCTCTGCTGATGCTGCTACCACAAAATTGGTAGTACATTTATCGCGGAATAATGATCTCATTCTGAGGCTTTTAAAGGTGCGCAATGAGGGATCAGCAAACTAA
- the LOC110610361 gene encoding pentatricopeptide repeat-containing protein At1g63330, with translation MKQYHTVLSMSKTIELVGISHDVYSLSILINCFCHLHLVDFGFSVFGKMLKFGLEPTTVTFNTLINGLCMEGKIDKAVEFFDDMVARGYQPDVRTFNVIVNGMCKFGKTNVAIGLLKGMADRGCEPNVVTYSAIIDALCKDELVGEALELFSQMRNKGISPDVITYTGLIHGVCKLGQKNQALALMNEMVEQNISPDVYTFNVLIDALCKDGMVSEAQNTFNVMIQRGVEPDVITYTSLIDGLCISDQFKEALALLKEMVGRNISPNVFTFNILMDTLCKKGLVSNAQNIIKIMIQRGVEPSVVTYNSLMDGYCLCKQIDKARKVFDLMVTNEIADIFSYNILINGYCKCKMIDDAKQIFDEMSHKGLVSDGVTYSTLIEGMFRAGRPQTAQELFKNMCSHGQQPNVVTFSIMINGLCRQGNLDEALTLLKEMEERQLKPDLVTYCILINGMCKAGKINDAKELFSSLFENGLQPNVHIYSAIMKGLCREGLIDEAYKIFRDMEKGGCLPNNFSYNIIIQGFLRHEDLPKASELINEMVDKGFSADTTTTKLVVRLLCNDDLILRLLKVRNEGSAN, from the coding sequence ATGAAACAATATCACACTGTCCTTTCCATGTCCAAAACAATTGAATTGGTAGGAATCTCTCACGATGTTTATTCTCTTAGcatcttaattaattgcttCTGCCACTTACACCTTGTGGATTTTGGCTTCTCTGTTTTTGGTAAGATGCTCAAATTCGGATTGGAGCCTACCACTGTGACATTTAATACcttaattaatgggctttgTATGGAGGGTAAAATCGATAAAGCAGTGGAATTTTTCGATGATATGGTTGCACGTGGTTATCAACCTGATGTTCGTACTTTCAATGTGATAGTAAACGGAATGTGTAAATTTGGGAAAACAAATGTGGCTATTGGGCTACTAAAGGGAATGGCTGACAGGGGTTGTGAGCCAAATGTTGTGACATACAGTGCAATCATTGACGCCCTTTGCAAGGATGAGCTAGTTGGTGAGGCTTTAGAGCTCTTCTCTCAAATGAGGAATAAGGGCATTTCACCTGATGTCATCACTTACACTGGTTTAATTCACGGCGTTTGCAAATTAGGCCAAAAGAACCAAGCTTTGGCCTTGATGAATGAAATGGTGGAGCAGAACATATCACCTGATGTTTATACCTTCAATGTATTGATTGACGCTCTTTGTAAGGATGGAATGGTTTCAGAGGCTCAAAATACATTCAAtgtaatgattcaaagaggtgtagAGCCTGATGTGATCACATACACATCCTTAATTGATGGTCTTTGCATTTCAGACCAATTCAAGGAAGCTTTGGCCTTGTTGAAAGAAATGGTGGGGAGGAACATATCCCCTAATGTTTTTACCTTCAATATATTGATGGACACTCTTTGTAAGAAAGGACTGGTTTCAAATGCacaaaatataatcaaaataatgattcaaagaggtgtggAACCTAGTGTTGTCACTTATAATTCATTGATGGATGGATATTGTCTGTGCAAGCAAATTGATAAGGCTAGAAAGGTATTTGATCTGATGGTGACCAATGAGATAGCTGACATTTTTAGCTACAACATTTTGATCAATGGATATTGTAAGTGCAAAATGATAGATGATGCAAAGCAGATTTTTGATGAAATGTCTCATAAAGGTTTAGTTTCTGATGGTGTTACTTATTCTACTCTTATAGAGGGTATGTTTCGAGCAGGGAGGCCCCAAACTGCACAGGAGCTCTTTAAGAATATGTGCTCTCATGGTCAACAGCCAAATGTAGTAACCTTCTCAATTATGATTAATGGCTTGTGTAGACAGGGGAATCTCGATGAAGCACTCACCCTATTAAAAGAAATGGAGGAAAGGCAGTTGAAGCCTGATCTTGTGACCTATTGCATTCTGATCAATGGTATGTGCAAAGCTGGCAAGATTAATGATGCCAAGGAACTGTTTTCTAGTCTTTTTGAAAATGGTTTACAACCTAATGTTCATATATATAGTGCAATTATGAAAGGACTCTGCCGAGAGGGATTAATAGATGAAGCATATAAGATTTTTAGAGACATGGAAAAGGGAGGATGTTTaccaaataatttttcttataatatcaTCATTCAAGGGTT